The following are encoded together in the Pectobacterium punjabense genome:
- a CDS encoding ABC transporter ATP-binding protein: MKPLVDIQDLRVDFPGHQAVRGLNLTINAGETLALVGESGCGKSATALSLMRLVAEPGKISGHILFDGHDLLTLPDRKMRQLRGSALSMIFQEPMTSLNPVLSIGQQISETLRLHEALTPAQARARTIELLDLVKIPEPARRVDDYPHNLSGGQRQRVMIAMAVACRPRLLIADEPTTALDVTIQAQILALLDNLRREFSMSLLLITHDLGLVAQWADRVAVMYAGQKVEEAQAVDLFQSSTHRFAPKHSYTHGLLATSLHMDQDRHYRTHRLAEIHHAPTDGGADFTLLTPPSLIHRATDTNQQPLLSLKNIQTRYSTPQGKVLAVDDVSLTILPGETLGLVGESGCGKSTLSKTILRLLPPSHGQIVFDGQDITTLKESRLKALRQRVQMIFQDPYASLNPRHSIQHILETALIVHGLGDRPQRQQAINTIIDRVGLPQSSLNRYPHEFSGGQRQRIGIARALVVRPSLVICDEPVSALDVSIQAQILNLLVELKNEMGLSLLFISHDLAVVRYIADRVMVMQNGRCVESGDHHSIWHQPQHPYTRKLIDAVPGGGQREASVSPQPMSRQAHG, encoded by the coding sequence ATGAAGCCGCTGGTCGATATTCAAGATTTACGCGTCGATTTTCCCGGCCATCAGGCCGTTCGAGGGCTAAACCTGACGATTAACGCCGGAGAAACGCTGGCGCTGGTCGGTGAATCCGGCTGTGGTAAATCCGCAACGGCGCTGTCCCTGATGCGACTGGTCGCCGAACCGGGAAAAATCAGTGGTCACATTCTGTTTGACGGACACGATCTGCTTACCCTGCCGGATCGCAAGATGCGTCAACTGCGTGGCAGCGCGCTGTCGATGATTTTTCAGGAACCGATGACCTCGCTCAATCCGGTGCTCTCTATCGGGCAACAAATTAGTGAAACCCTACGGCTGCATGAAGCGCTAACACCTGCACAGGCAAGGGCTCGCACTATCGAACTGTTAGATCTGGTCAAGATCCCAGAACCGGCCAGACGAGTAGATGACTATCCACATAACCTGTCTGGCGGCCAGCGTCAGCGCGTCATGATTGCCATGGCGGTGGCGTGCCGTCCGCGCTTGCTGATTGCCGATGAACCAACCACCGCGCTGGACGTCACTATTCAGGCACAAATTCTGGCGCTGCTGGATAATTTGCGGCGTGAATTCTCGATGAGCCTGCTGCTGATTACCCACGATCTTGGACTGGTTGCACAATGGGCCGATCGTGTGGCAGTGATGTATGCCGGGCAAAAGGTAGAAGAAGCACAGGCAGTTGACCTGTTTCAGTCATCCACACACCGTTTCGCCCCCAAGCACAGCTACACGCACGGGCTGTTAGCAACATCGCTGCACATGGATCAGGACAGGCATTACCGTACGCATCGGCTGGCGGAAATCCATCACGCACCGACGGACGGAGGCGCCGATTTTACACTGCTGACGCCACCCAGCTTGATTCACCGAGCTACCGACACGAATCAGCAGCCGCTGCTCTCGCTGAAAAATATTCAGACCCGCTATTCAACACCACAGGGCAAGGTGCTGGCGGTTGACGATGTTTCACTGACTATTTTACCCGGTGAAACGCTCGGTCTGGTGGGCGAATCCGGCTGTGGCAAATCGACCCTGTCCAAAACCATTCTGCGTCTGTTACCACCGTCACACGGGCAGATCGTTTTTGATGGGCAAGACATCACCACGCTAAAAGAATCACGGTTGAAAGCGTTACGTCAGCGGGTACAGATGATATTTCAGGACCCCTACGCCTCGCTGAACCCACGCCACAGTATTCAGCATATTCTTGAAACAGCGCTGATTGTGCACGGCCTTGGCGATCGTCCGCAGCGACAGCAGGCGATCAACACGATCATCGATCGCGTCGGTCTGCCGCAAAGCAGCCTGAATCGCTATCCCCATGAGTTTTCCGGTGGGCAGCGTCAGCGTATCGGCATTGCCCGTGCGCTGGTGGTGCGTCCTTCATTGGTGATTTGCGACGAACCCGTATCTGCACTCGATGTCTCTATTCAGGCACAAATTCTCAATCTGCTGGTGGAGTTAAAAAACGAAATGGGTCTGTCGCTGCTGTTTATTTCCCACGACCTTGCAGTGGTGCGTTATATCGCCGACCGGGTCATGGTGATGCAAAACGGGCGCTGCGTGGAAAGCGGCGATCACCACAGCATCTGGCATCAGCCACAGCATCCGTATACCCGCAAACTGATCGATGCCGTCCCCGGCGGCGGGCAGCGCGAAGCGTCTGTGTCCCCACAGCCGATGAGCAGGCAGGCGCATGGATAA